In the Populus trichocarpa isolate Nisqually-1 chromosome 1, P.trichocarpa_v4.1, whole genome shotgun sequence genome, one interval contains:
- the LOC18095389 gene encoding sodium/calcium exchanger NCL1 isoform X2 has translation MEMRLISKTVCFILFLLLTVRINVKGRSLAHSSVELLVSDGINDVQENQSSILLLKGMDSSSEEKCEQLYGFLPCSSNIFGHLFLIAVYEYMLFHGEGYLASGGEKIFRILGPGVFGASAFQVLGALPESLILLASGLLNTREVAQEYVSTGVGLLAGTSILLLTMLWGTCVIAGSVQSSKPTISNTSSSRLLSWFTEFGVTTDLETSYTARIMGLSVLPFLILQIPKIFNSNSGEYLTILISLVVSVASLLIYFFYQIFEPWIQKRRLEYVKYDEALLRILQLVQERALGSILTGEGAPNINAIQRLFEEIDEDGDDCISPSEVRKLLLDIKSTGMNIDKDNASEELIKVLDLNDDKKITKEEFVHTFTKWLEETKYAMEKRYFTINSLKRTYQVFHPFVESKRKEREMKRNLMSEIVSHLQSVALGNLIKEDGTPDSPTIRRLFEEIDRDADNCISKDELKELMKKIEIGKISWDVDEAAEKIMEALDTSGDQMIDEKEFAEGIVSWLINTSENVTPVSSRSQDDNNRIYGGVFMNNVLGCSVLLFLVYARGLTWEFSAEVLVVLITCAIMSLVVSFHSDFPLWTSFMAFLLYPFSLLLAYVFNDVLDYV, from the exons ATGGAAATGAGGCTTATCTCAAAAACTGTATGTTTTatactttttcttcttttaacagTTCGTATAAACGTTAAAGGCCGCTCTCTGGCACACAGCTCTGTTGAATTACTGGTTTCAGATGGCATCAATGATGTCCAAGAAAACCAATCTTCCATTCTACTTCTCAAAGGGATGGATTCTTCCTCTGAAGAGAAGTGTGAGCAATTGTATGGCTTCTTGCCGTGCTCCAGTAATATTTTTGGGCATCTCTTTCTAATTGCAGTGTATGAATATATGTTGTTCCATGGAGAGGGCTACTTGGCCTCTGGAGGTGAGAAGATTTTCAGGATTCTTGGACCTGGTGTCTTCGGTGCCAGTGCATTCCAGGTTCTTGGAGCCCTTCCTGAGTCCTTGATACTTCTAG CATCTGGATTATTGAACACAAGAGAAGTTGCTCAAGAGTACGTGTCTACAGGAGTCGGACTCCTCGCAGGAACATCTATTTTGCTTCTAACAATGCTCTGGGGCACCTGTGTTATCGCTGGCAGCGTTCAATCGTCAAAGCCAACCATTTCCAATACTTCAAGCTCAAGATTATTATCATGGTTTACTG AGTTTGGAGTCACTACGGATTTGGAGACAAGCTACACAGCAAGGATTATGGGTCTTTCTGTCTTACCATTTCTTATTTTGCAAATCCCAAAGATTTTCAACTCAAATTCTGGGGAATACTTGACGATATTGATCTCTCTTGTTGTTTCAGTGGCTTCTCTGTTGATATATTTCTTCTATCAG ATCTTCGAACCGTGGATTCAAAAGAGAAGACTGGAATATGTAAAATATGATGAAGCTCTTTTAAGAATTCTGCAACTTGTGCAAGAACGAGCTTTAGGGAGTATTCTGACAGGAGAGGGGGCTCCAAATATAAATGCTATACAGAG ACTATTTGAGGAAATAGATGAAGATGGTGATGACTGTATATCGCCCTCTGAAGTGAGGAAACTTCTGCTCGACATAAAGTCTACAGGAATGAATATCGATAAAGACAATGCATCAGAAGAATTAATCAAAGTATTAGATCTGAATGATGATAAGAAAATAACTAAGGAAGAATTTGTACATACTTTTACAAAATGGCTTGAAGAGACAAAGTATGCTATGGAGAAGCGATACTTCACAATTAACTCCTTGAAGAGGACTTATCAG GTTTTTCATCCGTTCgtagaaagtaaaagaaaagaacgtGAGATGAAGAGAAATCTCATGTCAGAAATCGTGAGTCATCTACAGAGCGTTGCTTTAGGAAACCTAATCAAAGAAGATGGTACTCCGGATTCACCTACTATTAGAAG GTTGTTTGAAGAAATTGATCGTGATGCAGATAATTGCATATCAAAAGATGAGTTAAAAGAACTAATGAAAAAGATTGAGATTGGTAAGATCTCTTGGGATGTAGATGAAGCAGCTGAAAAAATCATGGAAGCACTTGACACGAGCGGAGATCAAATGATCGATGAGAAGGAGTTCGCCGAGGGAATTGTAAGCTGGTTGATTAACACGTCCGAAAATGTAACTCCTGTATCAAGTCGGTCCCAAGATGATAACAATCGA ATTTATGGTGGGGTGTTCATGAACAATGTTCTTGGCTGTTCTGTTCTTCTATTTCTAGTTTATGCTCGTGGATTGACATGGGAATTCTCAGCTGAAGTACTGGTTGTGCTAATTACCTGTGCTATAATGAGTCTCGTCGTAAGCTTTCACTCCGATTTCCCATTATGGACATCATTCATGGCATTCCTCTTGTATCCATTTTCTTTGTTACTTGCTTATGTTTTCAACGATGTTCTCGATTATGTTTAG
- the LOC18095389 gene encoding sodium/calcium exchanger NCL2 isoform X1: protein MEMRLISKTVCFILFLLLTVRINVKGRSLAHSSVELLVSDGINDVQENQSSILLLKGMDSSSEEKCEQLYGFLPCSSNIFGHLFLIAVYEYMLFHGEGYLASGGEKIFRILGPGVFGASAFQVLGALPESLILLASGLLNTREVAQEYVSTGVGLLAGTSILLLTMLWGTCVIAGSVQSSKPTISNTSSSRLLSWFTEFGVTTDLETSYTARIMGLSVLPFLILQIPKIFNSNSGEYLTILISLVVSVASLLIYFFYQIFEPWIQKRRLEYVKYDEALLRILQLVQERALGSILTGEGAPNINAIQRLFEEIDEDGDDCISPSEVRKLLLDIKSTGMNIDKDNASEELIKVLDLNDDKKITKEEFVHTFTKWLEETKYAMEKRYFTINSLKRTYQVFHPFVESKRKEREMKRNLMSEIVSHLQSVALGNLIKEDGTPDSPTIRRLFEEIDRDADNCISKDELKELMKKIEIGKISWDVDEAAEKIMEALDTSGDQMIDEKEFAEGIVSWLINTSENVTPVSSRSQDDNNRRTWEEVDKLLKDEKTNAVDKSSWAWFKAIMSMVLGVAILSVLAEPLIHSVQNFSEDAGIPSFFVSFVLVPLATNARAATSAITTACRKKSITTSLTFSEIYGGVFMNNVLGCSVLLFLVYARGLTWEFSAEVLVVLITCAIMSLVVSFHSDFPLWTSFMAFLLYPFSLLLAYVFNDVLDYV from the exons ATGGAAATGAGGCTTATCTCAAAAACTGTATGTTTTatactttttcttcttttaacagTTCGTATAAACGTTAAAGGCCGCTCTCTGGCACACAGCTCTGTTGAATTACTGGTTTCAGATGGCATCAATGATGTCCAAGAAAACCAATCTTCCATTCTACTTCTCAAAGGGATGGATTCTTCCTCTGAAGAGAAGTGTGAGCAATTGTATGGCTTCTTGCCGTGCTCCAGTAATATTTTTGGGCATCTCTTTCTAATTGCAGTGTATGAATATATGTTGTTCCATGGAGAGGGCTACTTGGCCTCTGGAGGTGAGAAGATTTTCAGGATTCTTGGACCTGGTGTCTTCGGTGCCAGTGCATTCCAGGTTCTTGGAGCCCTTCCTGAGTCCTTGATACTTCTAG CATCTGGATTATTGAACACAAGAGAAGTTGCTCAAGAGTACGTGTCTACAGGAGTCGGACTCCTCGCAGGAACATCTATTTTGCTTCTAACAATGCTCTGGGGCACCTGTGTTATCGCTGGCAGCGTTCAATCGTCAAAGCCAACCATTTCCAATACTTCAAGCTCAAGATTATTATCATGGTTTACTG AGTTTGGAGTCACTACGGATTTGGAGACAAGCTACACAGCAAGGATTATGGGTCTTTCTGTCTTACCATTTCTTATTTTGCAAATCCCAAAGATTTTCAACTCAAATTCTGGGGAATACTTGACGATATTGATCTCTCTTGTTGTTTCAGTGGCTTCTCTGTTGATATATTTCTTCTATCAG ATCTTCGAACCGTGGATTCAAAAGAGAAGACTGGAATATGTAAAATATGATGAAGCTCTTTTAAGAATTCTGCAACTTGTGCAAGAACGAGCTTTAGGGAGTATTCTGACAGGAGAGGGGGCTCCAAATATAAATGCTATACAGAG ACTATTTGAGGAAATAGATGAAGATGGTGATGACTGTATATCGCCCTCTGAAGTGAGGAAACTTCTGCTCGACATAAAGTCTACAGGAATGAATATCGATAAAGACAATGCATCAGAAGAATTAATCAAAGTATTAGATCTGAATGATGATAAGAAAATAACTAAGGAAGAATTTGTACATACTTTTACAAAATGGCTTGAAGAGACAAAGTATGCTATGGAGAAGCGATACTTCACAATTAACTCCTTGAAGAGGACTTATCAG GTTTTTCATCCGTTCgtagaaagtaaaagaaaagaacgtGAGATGAAGAGAAATCTCATGTCAGAAATCGTGAGTCATCTACAGAGCGTTGCTTTAGGAAACCTAATCAAAGAAGATGGTACTCCGGATTCACCTACTATTAGAAG GTTGTTTGAAGAAATTGATCGTGATGCAGATAATTGCATATCAAAAGATGAGTTAAAAGAACTAATGAAAAAGATTGAGATTGGTAAGATCTCTTGGGATGTAGATGAAGCAGCTGAAAAAATCATGGAAGCACTTGACACGAGCGGAGATCAAATGATCGATGAGAAGGAGTTCGCCGAGGGAATTGTAAGCTGGTTGATTAACACGTCCGAAAATGTAACTCCTGTATCAAGTCGGTCCCAAGATGATAACAATCGA AGAACCTGGGAAGAAGTGGATAAgttattgaaggatgaaaaaacCAATGCTGTAGACAAATCATCATGGGCTTGGTTTAAGGCTATAATGTCTATGGTGCTTGGAGTTGCTATATTATCAGTGCTAGCAGAGCCGCTGATACATAGTGTTCAGAATTTCTCCGAGGATGCAGGGATACCATCTTTTTTTGTCTCCTTTGTGTTAGTTCCACTCGCAACCAACGCAAGAGCAGCCACTTCAGCTATCACGACTGCCTGTCGTAAGAAGTCTATAACCACTTCCTTGACATTTTCCGAG ATTTATGGTGGGGTGTTCATGAACAATGTTCTTGGCTGTTCTGTTCTTCTATTTCTAGTTTATGCTCGTGGATTGACATGGGAATTCTCAGCTGAAGTACTGGTTGTGCTAATTACCTGTGCTATAATGAGTCTCGTCGTAAGCTTTCACTCCGATTTCCCATTATGGACATCATTCATGGCATTCCTCTTGTATCCATTTTCTTTGTTACTTGCTTATGTTTTCAACGATGTTCTCGATTATGTTTAG